From a single Lytechinus variegatus isolate NC3 chromosome 9, Lvar_3.0, whole genome shotgun sequence genomic region:
- the LOC121422021 gene encoding ATP-dependent DNA helicase Q1-like, whose protein sequence is MEAGSLDIQHGLEEVNQELQHVEKQIERLLQKQQRLLQRKEQLELQSSRLHELSLQAGSTDWEKSDYPWSAKLHSLRETVFGIKKFRPLQEKTMNASLSGRDVILLMPTGGGKSLCYQLTALVSKGFTLVVSPLVSLMEDQTMALEELGVNATVLNSNTPPELVKDVHRQMIDARSELKLLYVTPEKIAKSKRFMACLEKAYKAKLLTRIAIDEVHCCSQWGHDFRPDYKILGLLKRQFTETPILGLTATATMDVLDDVKGILGLQGCQVFRAGFNRPNLFYEVRPKPSKHADFVEELIRLINGEFKGQSGIIYCFSRKDAETMAESLKDGGIQAHPYHAMLDAHYRSQVHKNWKENNIQVVVATVAFGMGIDKPDVRFVIHHSISKSMENYYQESGRAGRDDEPAKCIAYYGLPDVFRQSTMVVTEQTGQQKLYNMVAYCVAPATCRRTLIGQHFGERWEGQARCNKMCDVCRSGAKVVEKDMLPHLQRIYTILDHKSKGDNRVTALKLTEELMSKKGVAALDKDQAKKMTGLDYGYLIAHFLLEGYLREDFHFTPYNTISYIIPGPKARIIATKPQRSITVPFKLEDGHMSKVKVHSGKGQKEKGSRGDAPATKTREDERKKGRDESGRGSEVRKTEGEGHRGKTKKRKLVEEASIIDLCSDDSDDEDFTERKPTKKSGKSAKLSTTMEGTCNVRDSVGSKGASTAQKCQGGTDEKVQSAAAQKSSSGTTVLDRTDAGSSKNSSNVTEHSGQSQPAKHAPSKDNNSESGPFTFKSITSTQSLASSHSKGAHSANQGPGKESQDLARASKPNQPGSSTSEPSSKSNSRSNFPDSQRSPPAAVHRRAPSMGLSPGSDVEMDLRSVYTQQLMNLGSEGESFNRENSSFTMSTSFSGSEDGLGNTPASRRRKGTMRRVDSMDTCDEDDSMRDDYETLKKVYSDQMKRLDDPI, encoded by the exons ATGGAAG cTGGGAGTTTGGATATCCAGCATGGACTAGAGGAGGTGAACCAGGAGCTCCAGCATGTGGAGAAGCAGATTGAAAGGCTCCTGCAGAAACAACAACGGCTCCTGCAGAGGAAGGAGCAGCTGGAGCTCCAGTCCAGTCGGCTTCATGAGCTGAGCCTCCAGGCGGGCTCCACTGACTGGGAAAAATCAG ACTACCCTTGGTCAGCTAAGCTCCACAGCTTGCGAGAGACCGTCTTCGGCATCAAGAAGTTCCGCCCGCTCCAGGAGAAGACGATGAATGCCTCTTTGAGTGGCAGGGATGTTATCCTCCTTATGCCTACCGGTGGAGGGAAGAGCTTGTGCTATCAACTCACAGCTCTGGTCAGCAAGG GATTCACACTTGTAGTTTCTCCATTGGTGTCCTTGATGGAAGACCAAACCATGGCGCTGGAAGAGCTTGGTGTGAACGCCACAGTCCTCAACTCCAACACCCCTCCCGAGTTGGTCAAGGATGTCCATCGGCAGATGATCGATGCACGGTCGGAGCTCAAGCTGCTTTACGTGACGCCTGAAAAGATCGCGAAGAGTAAGCGCTTCATGGCTTGTCTGGAGAAGGCCTACAAAGCTAAACTTCTGACCAGGATCGCCATCGATGAAGTCCACTGCTGCAGTCAGTGGGGTCATGATTTCCGACCAG ATTACAAAATCCTCGGCTTGCTGAAACGTCAGTTCACTGAAACCCCAATCCTTGGACTCACTGCTACCGCAACGATGGATGTTCTTGATGATGTGAAAGGCATTCTGGGATTGCAAGGTTGTCAGGTGTTCCGAGCTGGATTCAACAGACCAAATCTCTTTTATGAA gTACGCCCCAAACCGTCCAAGCACGCAGACTTTGTTGAAGAACTGATCAGGCTCATCAACGGTGAGTTCAAAGGCCAATCGGGGATCATCTACTGTTTCTCAAGGAAGGATGCAGAGACTATGGCAGAAAGCTTGAAGGATGGTGGAATTCAAGCCCATCCCTACCATGCAATGCTTGATGCTCATTACAGAAGCCAAGTACATAAGAATTGGAAGGAGAATAATATACAG GTTGTCGTAGCAACGGTAGCGTTTGGAATGGGCATTGACAAACCTGACGTGAGGTTCGTTATACATCACTCAATCAGCAAGTCAATGGAGAATTACTACCAGGAAAGCGGGCGTGCTG GTCGCGATGATGAACCCGCCAAGTGCATTGCATACTATGGTTTACCTGATGTATTTAGACAGAGCACTATGGTCGTGACTGAACAGACGGGGCAACAGAAGCTCTATAACATGGTGGCCTACTGTGTCGCTCCTGCCAC GTGTAGACGGACCCTGATTGGTCAGCATTTTGGAGAGCGTTGGGAAGGCCAAGCAAGATGTAATAAAATGTGTGACGTATGCCGAAGTGGAGCAAAAG TTGTTGAAAAGGACATGTTACCCCATCTCCAGCGTATCTACACCATTCTTGACCACAAGTCTAAGGGTGATAATAGGGTCACTGCTCTCAAGCTGACTGAGGAACTCATGAGTAAGAAGGGCGTAGCTGCTCTAGACAAAG ACCAAGCCAAGAAGATGACAGGTTTAGATTACGGATACCTCATTGCTCACTTCCTCCTCGAGGGTTACCTGAGAGAGGACTTCCATTTCACCCCCTACAACACCATCAGTTACATCATACCCGGCCCCAAAGCTCGGATTATCGCCACCAAACCCCAGAGGTCAATCACAGTTCCGTTCAAGCTTGAGGATGGACacatgtcaaaggtcaaagttcatagTGGGAAAGGCCAGAAGGAGAAAGGCAGCAGGGGAGATGCCCCAGCGACCAAGACTCGGGAGGATGAGAGGAAAAAAGGGAGAGATGAGAGTGGGAGGGGCTCTGAAGTTCGGAAAACCGAAGGGGAGGGGCATCGTGGGAAGACCAAGAAGCGGAAGTTGGTCGAGGAGGCGAGCATTATCGATCTGTGCAGtgatgatagcgatgatgaGGACTTTACGGAGAGGAAACCCACCAAGAAATCTGGCAAGTCCGCCAAGCTGTCCACCACGATGGAAGGAACTTGTAATGTGAGGGATAGTGTTGGCAGTAAGGGGGCGAGTACTGCACAGAAGTGTCAGGGTGGGACTGATGAAAAAGTGCAATCCGCTGCAGCACAGAAGTCAAGCAGTGGGACTACAGTATTAGATAGAACTGATGCAGGATCAAGTAAGAATAGCAGCAATGTCACAGAACACTCAGGTCAAAGCCAACCGGCAAAGCACGCTCCATCCAAAGACAACAACTCAGAATCAGGTCCATTCACCTTCAAATCCATTACCTCCACACAAAGTCTCGCCAGCTCACATTCAAAAGGTGCTCATTCAGCCAATCAGGGTCCAGGAAAGGAGTCACAAGATCTTGCCAGAGCGTCCAAGCCCAACCAACCAGGCTCCAGTACCAGTGAGCCGTCGTCAAAGAGCAACAGCAGAAGCAACTTCCCGGACTCCCAGCGCTCTCCGCCCGCTGCCGTCCATCGGAGGGCTCCCTCTATGGGATTATCGCCCGGTTCAGACGTGGAGATGGACCTGCGGAGCGTCTACACCCAACAGCTTATGAATCTTGGGAGTGAGGGCGAGAGCTTCAATCGGGAGAACAGTAGTTTCACCATGTCCACCTCTTTCTCAGGAAGCGAAGATGGGTTGGGGAACACTCCCGCGAGCCGGAGACGGAAGGGGACGATGCGTCGGGTGGACAGCATGGACACCTGTGACGAAGATGATTCCATGCGTGATGACTACGAAACCTTGAAGAAAGTGTATTCAGATCAAATGAAGAGACTTGATGACCCTATATAA